The sequence CGATTTGTTAAAGAAGAAAAAGAAAGTATTGATTTGCTTAAAGCCTTATTAAGTGGAAAACCGGGATTATTAGATACTAAAGGACAAGAAATATTTAGAAACTCTTTCCCATATTTAAAGGCATTAGGATTGGACCCTCAAGAAATTTATTATGATATTTTAAAGATCGTTTTCAATTCCACAATGGCAAAAACAACTTTGAGAATTGAAAAATTAAAAGGCCAAGAAAACGAACTGGCTTTAAGGCTCGGAGAACATGAACCTTTTGGAATTATTAACGTCGGTGACGCTCCGCAGTTATGGAATCTATGTGAAGAATATCCTGAATTAGTAACAACAGAACGGGACTTTTCTGAGTCATACTTTCATAAGATTGATAAAAAAGATTCAACTATAAATGTATTAATTGGTTCTAAAAAATTTACCGAAGGATGGAGCAGTTGGCGAGTAAGTACAATGGGGCTCATGAATATTGGTAAAAAAGAAGGAACCCAAGTCATACAATTGTTTGGAAGAGGAGTCCGTTTAAAAGGATATAAATTTAGCTTAAAAAGAAGTGATGCCTTAAAAGGAGAAATTCCTCAAGTCCCAAATCTTAAATACTTAAAGTTTGTTGAAACATTAAATATTTTTGGCATTCGGGCAGATTACATGCAGCAATTCAAAGAAATGCTAGAGGAAGAAGGAATAAAGACGGAAACTGAGTACGAAGAAATTACACTACCGGTTTTTAAAACATACAAAAAAAGAAAACTCAAATTAAAAGCGCTCCGTCTTAAAGAAGGAATTAATTTTAAGAAACAGGGACCAAGACCAGAATTGGCAAAGCCGAGTGTACCGGTTCCTACTAGTGAAAAAATTATAGTGAATTGGTATCCAAAAATTCAATTCCGTGATAGTAACACAACAAACATTCGTGAAACACAAGTAGCGACACTAAATGAAACAACCTTTAAACCATTTCATATTGCTTTTATGAATATGGATACCATTTATTTTGAAATGCAACGATTCAAGAACGAACGTTCATGGTACAATTTACAATTATCTAAAGAACGGCTAAGGGAGTTATTGTTAGACAATTCATGGTATATTCTTCTTATTCCGGAACGAGAGCTTGAGTTTTCGCGTTTTGAGAAAGTAAAACGTTGGGAAGAAATAGCTGTTGCTTTACTCAAGAAATATTGTGAAAAGCAATATTTGAATGCTAAAAAAGAGTGGGAAGCTCCTCATATGGAATATTATGAACTAGATGAAACTGATAAAAATTTCGTTAATGAATACCAAGTGACTTTAGAAGCTAATGAAGAAAGTATGCTGGAAGAACTGAAAAAGCTGAAGGCAGCAATTGAGAAAAAAGAATTACCAAATCTTGAATTTGGACAGTTAAAAGTTTTTTCTGTCGAACAGCATTTATATCAACCGCTTATTTCTCTAGAAGGCAAAACGTCAGCGATAAAAGTAAAGCCGGTAGCATTGAATGAAGACGAATACCAATTTGTTATAGATTTAAAAAATTATTACGAGAAAAACAAGGAGTTTTTTAAAGACAAAGAACTATATTTACTCCGAAACCAAACCAGAGGACGCGGCATAGGATTCTTTGAAGCCGGCGGTTTTTATCCAGATTTTATTATCTGGATACTGTACAATAACAAGCAATACATTACATTTGCTGACCCGAAAGGAATTAAGTATCATTCTATAACAGACGGAAAGCTGAATTTCTATCGCACTATCAAAGAGATGGAAACAAAATTGAATGATAAATCGATTATTTTAAACTCTTTTATCATATCAAATACGCTTCACGCTGATCTTATAGATACAGGGTATAAGCTTTCTAAAGAGGAAATGGAAGAACGAAATATTTTATTCCAATATGACGATAAAGAAACATACATTGACAAGATGATTAAAAAGATATTAGCAGGCGAAGTAGAAGGTTCCTAATCGAATAGAAAGTCGTTTGTAAGCGTTGATGTTGACAAAATAAAACAACTTTGAGAGAGCAGAAGTGTTAGATGTCAAGAGCACTTCTGCTTTTTTAGCATAATAAAAGTTTTTGTTAGGAGAATGGCAATGAAATTGCAGGATAAAAAAACCAGATTAAGAAGCTAAGAAAAAAGGCGGAACTTTCAGGAGTGCGTGCCTGTGCATTGCGATCCGAAAAGTATATACATGCACCTTAAAACCATGACTTCTGTATGAACACCTTTTTTCATGGCTATACTGCTCCTAAATATTTCTATACAAAAGGAGCGGAATTGGCATGAAACGTTTGAAAATCACAAATGACCACGGCTGGACGCCTCGAACCCTTCGAAAACAAGAACGGAAAATCAAAGATGCTTCCCTTCGCGTTCGGGTGACCGCTGTTCGTCTTGTTATGGAAGGTCATCTCGGTAAAGATGTGGCCAAAATGGTCAATCTGTGCCGTCAATCCGTTGCCCTCTACGTTGCACGTTTTAATCAAGGTGGGCTCGATCATCTACTCGATCGTCGCTTACCACCTGTCCGTGTGCCGTTTCTTACGGAAGAACAACAACAAGAAATCAGACAACTCGTGTTAACTACTACACCTGTGGATGCTGGCTGGGGCATCGCTTCGTCATGGAACACGCGCATTTTACAATCTTACATTCAACAAACCTATGGTGTTTCCATGTCACGGGAAG comes from Anoxybacillus flavithermus and encodes:
- a CDS encoding DEAD/DEAH box helicase family protein, with protein sequence MIEEFNKELPKKEQLSPYKEADLRKLAFWNATGSGKTLLMHVNIKQYQHYFYKNHRQDELGQIILLTPSEDLSIQHLREFEKSGIQAVLFDKKQDGLFRGKEVSIIDIHKIKDEAGEKTVAIDTFEGNNLVLVDEGHRGSSGEDWKTKREKLSEQGFAFEYSATFGQAVSKKKELIDEYSKCILFDYSYRYFHADGYGKEYRILNLENDKDESIRHLYLTACLLSFYQQMKIYMDNEVAYRPFLLEKPLWIFVGGSVNALRTQNGRKVSDVIDILLFISRFVKEEKESIDLLKALLSGKPGLLDTKGQEIFRNSFPYLKALGLDPQEIYYDILKIVFNSTMAKTTLRIEKLKGQENELALRLGEHEPFGIINVGDAPQLWNLCEEYPELVTTERDFSESYFHKIDKKDSTINVLIGSKKFTEGWSSWRVSTMGLMNIGKKEGTQVIQLFGRGVRLKGYKFSLKRSDALKGEIPQVPNLKYLKFVETLNIFGIRADYMQQFKEMLEEEGIKTETEYEEITLPVFKTYKKRKLKLKALRLKEGINFKKQGPRPELAKPSVPVPTSEKIIVNWYPKIQFRDSNTTNIRETQVATLNETTFKPFHIAFMNMDTIYFEMQRFKNERSWYNLQLSKERLRELLLDNSWYILLIPERELEFSRFEKVKRWEEIAVALLKKYCEKQYLNAKKEWEAPHMEYYELDETDKNFVNEYQVTLEANEESMLEELKKLKAAIEKKELPNLEFGQLKVFSVEQHLYQPLISLEGKTSAIKVKPVALNEDEYQFVIDLKNYYEKNKEFFKDKELYLLRNQTRGRGIGFFEAGGFYPDFIIWILYNNKQYITFADPKGIKYHSITDGKLNFYRTIKEMETKLNDKSIILNSFIISNTLHADLIDTGYKLSKEEMEERNILFQYDDKETYIDKMIKKILAGEVEGS
- a CDS encoding helix-turn-helix domain-containing protein, which encodes MKRLKITNDHGWTPRTLRKQERKIKDASLRVRVTAVRLVMEGHLGKDVAKMVNLCRQSVALYVARFNQGGLDHLLDRRLPPVRVPFLTEEQQQEIRQLVLTTTPVDAGWGIASSWNTRILQSYIQQTYGVSMSREGIRKLLHRLRLSWTRPTYKLVKGDAKRQAAFQRELEFIKKN